The Acinetobacter sp. GSS19 genome includes a region encoding these proteins:
- a CDS encoding DUF3426 domain-containing protein: protein MSDKQTRCPKCSTVYNVTLTQLTAAQGMVCCPKCSQNFNALTHLVQHDTAEILASNTPVAAALAGFNTNPSQSRLLDIFNRKIENSNIDLQTYLNNLNYFTSEPLSTFSGLNLSNTERVVSHEQDKPRGWGYYVLWGSVNIVLLFVLMFQVLWFNPKLLNNSPMLSTVFSPVCQALKCNTLQQEYNLIAINKLKVKRTGKDKTQFSGVLLNQHESSLLLPNLKITLHADGEEVAIYTLNSREYLIKSLQGIQRIPHDRPFKFEFTLPVERKSFDNYSLEIVAP from the coding sequence ATGAGTGACAAACAAACCCGCTGCCCGAAGTGTTCAACTGTCTATAACGTTACGTTGACCCAGCTCACTGCTGCGCAGGGTATGGTTTGTTGTCCCAAATGCTCACAAAATTTTAATGCCCTAACCCATCTGGTTCAGCATGATACAGCTGAAATTTTGGCAAGTAACACGCCAGTGGCAGCAGCACTTGCCGGTTTCAATACCAATCCCTCACAGTCTCGCCTGCTCGATATTTTTAACCGCAAAATCGAAAACTCGAATATCGATTTACAAACTTATTTGAACAACCTGAACTATTTCACCAGTGAACCGCTAAGCACATTCTCTGGCTTGAACCTCTCCAATACGGAACGTGTCGTGAGTCATGAACAGGACAAACCGCGTGGTTGGGGATATTATGTTCTTTGGGGCAGCGTCAATATCGTGCTGCTTTTTGTCCTGATGTTTCAGGTGCTGTGGTTTAATCCTAAATTACTCAACAACAGTCCGATGCTCAGTACAGTGTTTAGCCCTGTCTGTCAGGCACTAAAATGTAATACCTTGCAGCAGGAATACAACCTAATCGCTATTAATAAGCTAAAAGTCAAACGTACTGGCAAGGATAAAACCCAATTTAGTGGTGTCCTGCTCAATCAGCACGAGTCAAGTCTATTGCTTCCAAACTTAAAAATCACCCTGCATGCCGATGGCGAAGAAGTTGCCATTTATACATTGAACTCACGTGAATATCTCATCAAGAGTTTGCAAGGCATCCAGCGTATTCCGCATGATCGCCCGTTCAAATTTGAATTTACCTTGCCGGTTGAACGAAAAAGCTTTGACAATTACAGCCTAGAAATTGTAGCTCCGTAA
- the mhpT gene encoding 3-(3-hydroxy-phenyl)propionate transporter MhpT, with translation MLQTQTGGLQKKLTIFLCFLVAFFEGFDLQAPGIAAKGIAATFGLDQLQMGYVFSLGVFGMLFGAFFGGRVADYLGQKKVLMLAVAIFGVFFSISALAPNLEVLYVARFLTGVGLGAAMPTMISVVGDEATEANRGKLNSLMYCGLPVGAICVAGLGMFFPQISWHTLFLIGGLAPLLLLPFMALILKDKKKQQQAQVQPEAVPAMSEILFKNKKYAHTLPLWVSFFFTLMVNYILISWLPNLLMEQGLEKKQAFLVMLVFQVGAVIGTLALGYLLDRLKLWQMSVIIYFGLLIAVFILFTTTSVPLLIFAGVIGGIFSTGGQSILYGISPIFYSPAGKVTGVGSAISLGRLGAMTGPLLTGKILALGLGTTGILIASAPGIVLSAVAVTALSRYKDAQKKQV, from the coding sequence ATGTTACAGACACAAACAGGTGGCTTACAAAAGAAGCTCACCATCTTTTTATGCTTCCTCGTGGCTTTTTTTGAAGGTTTTGATTTGCAGGCACCGGGGATTGCCGCGAAAGGAATTGCTGCCACTTTTGGCTTGGATCAGCTGCAAATGGGCTACGTCTTTAGCCTGGGAGTATTTGGTATGCTCTTCGGCGCCTTCTTTGGGGGGCGTGTCGCCGACTACCTGGGACAGAAAAAAGTCCTGATGCTGGCCGTGGCAATTTTTGGTGTTTTTTTTAGTATTTCCGCGCTTGCCCCTAATCTTGAAGTTTTATATGTTGCACGCTTTTTAACGGGTGTGGGTTTGGGGGCTGCCATGCCGACGATGATTTCGGTCGTGGGGGATGAAGCAACCGAAGCTAATCGCGGCAAGTTAAACAGTCTGATGTACTGTGGTCTTCCGGTTGGTGCGATTTGTGTGGCAGGTTTAGGGATGTTTTTCCCGCAGATTTCTTGGCACACCCTGTTTCTGATTGGTGGTTTGGCGCCTTTACTGTTATTACCCTTCATGGCTTTGATCTTAAAAGACAAGAAAAAGCAGCAACAGGCTCAGGTGCAGCCAGAAGCTGTGCCTGCGATGAGTGAAATTCTGTTCAAAAATAAAAAATATGCCCATACGCTGCCGCTGTGGGTGAGCTTTTTCTTTACCTTGATGGTGAACTATATCCTGATCAGCTGGTTACCGAATCTGCTTATGGAACAAGGTTTGGAAAAGAAACAAGCATTTCTGGTGATGCTGGTGTTCCAGGTGGGTGCAGTGATTGGAACCTTAGCCTTGGGTTACCTGCTTGATCGTCTTAAATTGTGGCAAATGTCCGTGATCATTTATTTTGGTTTGTTGATCGCGGTATTTATTTTGTTCACTACAACTTCGGTTCCTTTGTTGATTTTTGCCGGAGTAATCGGTGGTATTTTCTCAACTGGCGGCCAGTCAATTTTATATGGGATTTCTCCGATTTTTTACTCACCTGCAGGGAAAGTCACCGGCGTGGGTAGTGCCATCTCCTTGGGACGTTTGGGTGCGATGACCGGTCCATTGTTAACCGGTAAAATTTTGGCACTGGGGTTGGGAACGACAGGCATTTTGATTGCAAGTGCACCTGGGATCGTGCTTTCTGCGGTTGCAGTTACGGCCTTATCCCGTTACAAAGATGCCCAGAAAAAACAAGTGTAA
- the prmA gene encoding 50S ribosomal protein L11 methyltransferase produces MKWLQIHITVDQEQVDFTETLLLSLGAVSVTLDDAEDQALLEPLPGETPLWNKVIVTGIYQDDENDPIDAAKLEAFIRAQMPDAPIRSEELEDQAWERAWMDYYEPIQISEKFWIVPEWLEPPEADAINIKLDPGLAFGTGNHASTFLCLQWLGKTDLKDKIVIDYGCGSGILGVAALLLGAKKVYATDIDPQAVLATQQNAELNGVNDRLFVGLPEEFNTAFQGQQADILVANILAGPLMALAPEFSTLIKSAGEFALAGVIEEQVTEVSRVYSEFFDILEIEKREENWCRISGKRQSN; encoded by the coding sequence GTGAAGTGGTTACAAATTCATATTACTGTTGATCAAGAACAAGTTGATTTTACTGAAACCTTACTGCTGTCTTTGGGTGCCGTCAGTGTGACGCTTGATGACGCAGAAGATCAGGCCTTGCTCGAACCACTTCCAGGTGAAACTCCATTATGGAATAAAGTGATTGTAACCGGCATCTACCAGGATGATGAAAACGATCCGATTGATGCCGCTAAGCTTGAAGCGTTTATTCGCGCACAAATGCCAGATGCACCCATCCGCTCTGAAGAACTCGAAGATCAGGCTTGGGAACGTGCATGGATGGATTATTATGAACCAATCCAGATTTCAGAAAAATTCTGGATTGTGCCGGAATGGCTCGAACCACCTGAAGCCGATGCCATCAATATTAAACTGGATCCAGGTTTAGCTTTTGGTACCGGTAACCATGCCAGTACCTTCCTTTGTCTACAATGGTTAGGTAAAACAGACCTGAAAGACAAAATTGTCATCGATTATGGCTGTGGTTCAGGCATTTTGGGCGTAGCAGCACTTTTATTAGGTGCTAAAAAGGTCTATGCCACCGACATCGATCCACAAGCCGTTCTCGCGACTCAACAAAATGCTGAACTGAATGGAGTCAACGATCGCTTGTTTGTTGGGTTACCTGAAGAATTCAACACCGCTTTCCAAGGTCAGCAAGCAGACATTCTGGTTGCCAACATTTTGGCAGGCCCACTAATGGCACTTGCGCCAGAGTTCTCAACTTTAATTAAATCTGCTGGAGAGTTCGCACTTGCCGGTGTAATTGAAGAGCAAGTTACTGAAGTTTCTCGTGTTTATTCAGAATTTTTTGATATATTAGAGATCGAAAAACGCGAAGAAAACTGGTGCCGCATTTCAGGAAAGCGCCAGTCGAATTAA
- the mnmG gene encoding tRNA uridine-5-carboxymethylaminomethyl(34) synthesis enzyme MnmG has product MHYPKVYDVIVIGGGHAGTEAALAAARMGRQTLLLTHNIETLGQMSCNPAIGGIGKSHLVREIDALGGAMALAADKGGIQFRILNSRKGAAVRATRAQADRVRYKAAIRYTLENQANLDIFQQAADDLIVEGDTVKGVVTQMGIRFDAKTVVLTAGTFLGGVIHIGLQNASGGRAGDPPSIALAHRLRELQLPVGRLKTGTPPRIDARSVDFSVMTAQPGDFPSPVMSFMGDVSMHPEQVNCYITHTNEKTHDIIRAGLDRSPMYTGVIEGVGPRYCPSIEDKIHRFADKDSHQVFLEPEGLDTHELYPNGISTSLPFDVQFELVRSIRGMENAHILRPGYAIEYDYFNPQSLKYTLETKAINNLYFAGQINGTTGYEEAGAQGLLAGLNAARRAWDQSEWTPKRDEAYIGVLVDDLITLGTKEPYRMFTSRAEYRLMLREDNADQRLTPIGRELGLVDDVRWAAYCEKMDAVERETARLKDLWAAPNNPMGKKFVEMTGADLSKECSAIDLLKRPNINFQQIAELTGSEVSAQVGDQIEIAVKYEGYINRQHEDVAQMKRLEETKIPVDFDYDAVSGLSREITQKLKTVRPDTLAQAGRIPGVTPAAVQLVLITIRKNAGTRKSA; this is encoded by the coding sequence ATGCATTATCCTAAAGTTTACGATGTCATTGTGATCGGTGGCGGTCACGCGGGTACGGAAGCAGCGCTCGCTGCGGCGCGTATGGGTCGACAGACGTTACTTCTTACGCACAATATTGAGACTTTAGGGCAGATGAGCTGTAACCCGGCGATTGGTGGTATTGGTAAGTCGCATCTGGTTCGTGAAATTGATGCCTTGGGTGGTGCGATGGCACTGGCAGCCGATAAAGGCGGGATTCAGTTCCGTATTCTCAATTCGCGTAAAGGTGCGGCAGTTCGTGCAACACGTGCTCAAGCCGACCGTGTACGTTATAAGGCAGCGATTCGATATACGCTAGAGAATCAGGCCAATCTGGACATTTTTCAGCAAGCTGCTGATGACCTGATTGTAGAAGGGGATACCGTTAAAGGCGTTGTGACCCAGATGGGCATCCGTTTTGATGCCAAGACCGTGGTTTTAACTGCGGGAACCTTCTTGGGTGGCGTGATTCATATTGGTTTGCAAAATGCTTCCGGTGGTCGTGCGGGTGATCCACCGTCGATTGCTTTGGCGCACCGCTTACGCGAACTGCAATTACCCGTCGGTCGTTTAAAAACCGGTACACCGCCACGTATTGATGCACGCAGCGTTGATTTTTCGGTGATGACCGCACAACCGGGAGATTTTCCTTCTCCAGTGATGTCATTTATGGGCGATGTGTCGATGCATCCTGAGCAGGTCAACTGCTACATCACCCATACCAATGAAAAAACACATGACATCATTCGTGCAGGTCTGGATCGTTCTCCAATGTATACTGGTGTGATTGAAGGTGTAGGGCCTCGCTATTGTCCTTCGATTGAAGACAAAATTCACCGTTTTGCCGATAAAGACTCACATCAGGTGTTTTTGGAGCCGGAAGGTCTAGATACCCATGAGCTGTATCCGAACGGGATTTCAACCTCGTTACCTTTTGATGTGCAATTTGAATTGGTTCGTTCGATTCGCGGGATGGAAAATGCGCATATTTTGCGTCCGGGTTATGCCATTGAATATGACTACTTTAACCCGCAGTCCTTGAAATATACCTTGGAAACGAAGGCCATTAATAACCTGTATTTTGCCGGACAGATTAATGGGACAACCGGTTATGAAGAAGCCGGTGCACAAGGCCTGCTCGCAGGTTTGAATGCTGCACGTCGTGCCTGGGATCAGTCAGAATGGACACCAAAACGCGATGAAGCTTACATCGGGGTGCTGGTGGATGACCTGATCACGTTGGGTACTAAAGAACCGTATCGTATGTTTACCTCACGTGCAGAATATCGCTTGATGTTGCGTGAAGACAATGCAGACCAACGCTTGACGCCAATTGGCCGTGAACTAGGTCTGGTGGATGATGTACGCTGGGCAGCGTATTGTGAAAAAATGGACGCAGTAGAGCGTGAAACGGCGCGTTTGAAAGATCTATGGGCAGCACCGAACAACCCAATGGGCAAAAAGTTTGTGGAAATGACCGGCGCAGATTTATCGAAAGAGTGCTCTGCAATTGATCTATTGAAGCGTCCGAATATTAACTTCCAGCAAATTGCTGAGCTAACGGGTTCAGAGGTTTCTGCACAAGTGGGTGACCAGATCGAGATTGCTGTGAAATATGAAGGTTATATTAACCGTCAGCATGAAGACGTAGCCCAAATGAAACGACTGGAAGAGACCAAAATTCCTGTTGATTTTGATTATGATGCGGTTTCTGGTTTGTCACGTGAAATTACCCAAAAGCTGAAAACCGTACGTCCTGATACGCTGGCACAAGCGGGCCGTATCCCGGGTGTGACGCCAGCAGCAGTGCAGTTGGTGTTAATTACCATTCGTAAAAATGCTGGCACACGCAAATCAGCTTGA